In one window of Gossypium hirsutum isolate 1008001.06 chromosome A01, Gossypium_hirsutum_v2.1, whole genome shotgun sequence DNA:
- the LOC107934782 gene encoding 40S ribosomal protein S5-like (The RefSeq protein has 2 substitutions compared to this genomic sequence), which yields MAMAVAATETSKDPTQPNYEVKLFNRWSFEDVQVTDISLSDYIGAQASKHATYVPHTAGRYSVKRFRKAQCPIVERLTNSLMMHDRNNGKKLMAVRIVKHAMEIIYLLTDQNPIQVIVDTIINSGPREDATRIGSAGVVRRQAVDISPLRRVNQAIYLLTTGARESAFRNIKTIAECLADELINAAKGSSNSYAIKKKDEIERVAKANR from the exons ATGGCAATGGCCGTGGCAGCCACCGAGACCAGCAAAGACCCGACCCAACCTAACTACGAAGTCAAGCTTTTCAATCGCTGGTCTTTTGAGGATGTCCAG GTTACTGATATCTCTTTGAGTGACTACATTGGTGCCCAAGCTTCGAAGCACGCAACCTATGTGCCGCACACTGCTGGAAGGTACTCAGTGAAGCGTTTCCGGAAAGCTCAATGCCCAATTGTTGAGAGGCTTACGAACTCACTGATGATGCATGGCCGAAACAATGGGAAGAAACTTATGGCAGTTAGGATTGTGAAGCATGCCATGGAAATTATTTATCTCCTGACTGATCAGAACCCAATTCAAGTCATTGTCGATGCTATAATCAACAG TGGACCTCGTGAAGATGCTACTCGTATCGGTTCTGCGGGTGTTGTGAGGCGTCAGGCTGTTGATATTTCTCCTCTTCGTCGTGTGAATCAAGCCATCTATCTCTTGACCACCGGAGCACGTGAGTCTGCATTCAGAAACATTAAAACCATTGCTGAATGTTTAGCCGATGAGCTTATTAATGCTGCAAAAGGATCATCGAACAG CTACGCgatcaagaagaaagatgaaatcGAGAGGGTTGCCAAGGCCAACCGTTGA